The Salmonella enterica subsp. houtenae serovar Houten genome has a segment encoding these proteins:
- the feoA gene encoding ferrous iron transport protein, whose translation MQFTPDTAWKITGFAREISPAYRQKLLSLGMLPGSSFNVVRVAPLGDPIHIETRRVSLVLRKKDLALIEVEAVSC comes from the coding sequence ATGCAATTCACTCCTGACACTGCGTGGAAAATCACCGGCTTTGCGCGTGAAATCAGTCCGGCGTATCGTCAAAAACTGCTTTCGCTCGGCATGTTGCCCGGCTCTTCATTTAATGTCGTCCGCGTCGCGCCCTTAGGCGATCCGATCCATATCGAAACACGACGCGTAAGTCTGGTATTACGTAAAAAGGATTTGGCGTTAATAGAAGTGGAAGCGGTTTCCTGTTAA